A window of the Hordeum vulgare subsp. vulgare chromosome 5H, MorexV3_pseudomolecules_assembly, whole genome shotgun sequence genome harbors these coding sequences:
- the LOC123399600 gene encoding 60S ribosomal protein L3, giving the protein MSHRKFEHPRHGSLGFLPRKRCSRHRGKVKSFPKDDQQKPCHLTAFLGYKAGMTHIVREVEKPGSKLHKKETCEAVTIIETPPLVIVGLVAYVKTPRGLRTLNSVWAQHLSEDVRRRFYKNWCKSKKKAFTKYALKYDSDAGKKEIQLQLEKMKKYATIVRVIAHTQIRKMKGLKQKKAHLMEIQVNGGTIADKVDYGYKFFEKEVPVEAVFQKDEMIDIIGVTKGKGYEGVVTRWGVTRLPRKTHRGLRKVACIGAWHPARVSYTVARAGQNGYHHRTEMNKKVYKIGKSGQESHEACTEFDRTEKDITPMGGFPHYGVVKGDYLMIKGCCVGPKKRVVTLRQSLLKQTSRLALEDIKLKFIDTSSKFGHGRFQTTEEKQRFYGKLKA; this is encoded by the exons ATGTCGCACCGCAAGTTTGAGCACCCGAGGCACGGTTCCCTCGGCTTCCTCCCCAGGAAGCGCTGCTCGCGTCACCGTGGAAAGG TGAAGTCCTTCCCCAAGGATGACCAACAGAAGCCGTGCCACCTCACTGCCTTCCTGGGCTACAAGGCTGGAATGACCCACATTGTTCGTGAGGTCGAGAAGCCTGGATCCA AGCTCCACAAGAAGGAAACCTGTGAGGCTGTTACCATCATTGAGACCCCTCCTCTTGTCATTGTTGGTCTTGTGGCATATGTGAAGACCCCTCGTGGCCTTCGCACTCTCAACTCTGTCTGGGCTCAGCACCTTAGCGAAGATGTGAGGAGAAGGTTCTACAAGAACTGGTGCAAGAGCAAGAAGAAGGCCTTCACAAAGTACGCCCTCAAGTATGACAGTGATGCAGGCAAGAAGGAAATCCAGTTGCAGCTTGAGAAAATGAAGAAGTATGCTACTATTGTCCGTGTTATTGCCCATACTCAG ATTAGGAAGATGAAGGGCTTGAAGCAAAAGAAGGCTCACCTCATGGAGATCCAGGTTAATGGTGGCACCATTGCAGACAAGGTTGACTATGGCtacaagttctttgagaaggaAGTCCCAGTTGAAGCTGTCTTCCAAAAAGACGAGATGATTGACATCATTGGTGTCACCAAGGGTAAGGGGTATGAAGGTGTTGTCACTCGCTGGGGTGTCACCCGCCTTCCCCGCAAGACCCACAGGGGTCTCCGAAAGGTTGCCTGTATCGGTGCCTGGCATCCTGCTAGGGTGTCTTACACTGTTGCCCGTGCTGGTCAGAATGGTTACCACCACCGCACAGAGATGAACAAGAAGGTCTATAAGATCGGCAAGTCTGGACAGGAGTCTCACGAGGCCTGCACTGAGTTTGACAG GACTGAGAAGGACATCACCCCCATGGGTGGGTTCCCTCACTACGGTGTGGTGAAGGGTGACTACCTCATGATCAAGGGCTGCTGCGTGGGCCCCAAGAAGAGGGTGGTGACCCTCCGCCAGTCCCTGTTGAAGCAGACCTCGCGGTTGGCCCTTGAGGATAtcaagctcaagttcatcgacACCTCATCCAAGTTCGGACATGGCCGCTTCCAGACAACCGAAGAGAAGCAGAGGTTCTACGGCAAGCTCAAGGCTTAG